The DNA sequence aaagagttttaaaagaaagtgaaaatttgtttgtggaatttggatatcttgtttctagaactgtaaccttaaaagatcttggagtagttggggtcataaataataattatcttccgctggtatttatttattgatttaacaggttaatttagattgaggttttatagtgacgaccaaatgctcttaccccagatttgggggcgttacagttcACCCCAAATGTCGGACGCGTCCCTGccccccgaatgaggataacccaccagataacaggacaggtgatcccaagctcttgggtgcaaagtgcaggatgactccaaagttctccaacgaggacaaccgttgaatacaagaacagagctcccaaagcacacaccaaagttaaccccacatccccaacgaggatacccgttgaatacaggaggaggccttcaatcatcaggcatagccttggaggccttcaagcttttcacggacatcccctccttgaccgtctcaaggaggaaattcttcaaagagtacctgcaacaaacaCGTTAGTAAAGATAGCTATCCATTGCTCCCTTCCAAGCATGCCTTTTTCCTGAATAATCCTCATGAGAATGCACTGACCATACACAGGGCGCGTCCTAACTTTTATGAAGCCTGTATTGGTTCCCCAACAACCACCTCTCACAGCATTCTATAGTGACAGGATGCGTCCTAATCAGGACGGGCGCGTCCTCCAGCTTATATTACCAAAAGACCACAACTACCAGATATTTTCACCATCGTGGACGCGTCCACAATGCCTGGGCGCGTTCTACCCTTATCATATGCTTCCAAGCTTCCTTACTATCAGACCATCCTCCACAAAACATCTCCTCAATTTTGGGCGCGTTCTGTGCTCTTAGACGCGTCCTCACCTTACTCAATGCAATACCGAGTTTGACCGTAATTCTCCCGTGTTTGACCCGCATTAATCCAATaacaaattttgggtataacaactacccccaaattccatttgcagttAAAAACAAGACTGAAATTTTTATTTGAAGAGCACAAAAATTTGGATTGACCCATTTGTAATACATGAGGACGCGTCCTGTTTCCTAGATGCGTCAAACCTTTAGACATTCAATATCGACCGTTGCGTGATAGCTGGTGTATACGTCAGCATCCTTCTCTTTATAAATATCCCAAGACACAACCCCCATCAATACTTTACTTTCTTTCAAGAACCGCCATCGCCACCCTTTTAAGTAGGAGTCTTTAAGTTCAGAAATCCGGTGATTTATCCGGCCATTTCTCGATTTTCTCAGCTTAATCGAATCCCCAACTCACAAGGTACGTGACTCTTTCATTATTTCTTAATTTCATCGAACAAATCGTTCGTAATAGGCAAAACCCGTTCATATACTTCGCATACCCATGAACTGTTCTTCCTATTttattgtatgtatatatgtatctATCCGTAATAGGCCATTTTTTGCCTCTTTGATCTTGAACTAAATGTTTTTAGGGTTTAAATGAACTTCCCCCAAATTGATTATAGTCGATTAGAATTCCACTGCATTGTAACCATTTTGGACGCGTCTACCACTGTGGGCGCATCCTGTTGGTTATTTTTAACACAAATAGAGTAAATGCATTATCATACTTAGGACGCGTCACCTTAGTTCATTTCATTCGATAGAATTTTTAGGACGCGTCCTCACGACACCTTCTCTTTTCCTTGCTTTTACACATTTTTAGTCTCTATTCTTTTATAAACATGGACGCATCCTCAAAGTTTTCTTCCTTCTTAtcagctggaggacgcgtcttTTTCTTCCCCTTTCCACCCATTCAAGGTTCTCAACAAGCGCCTTGGGATTTATTCCCTACCTTCTATTTTCTTTTCGCCCGAGCTCCCCGAAATTCACAGGACAAATTCTTTCCTTGGAGCAGAAACATGCGTCTTTGAACTCCTCAAATCAAAAACATCAATCATGTCAGATTCCAGTTCTGATTCTATGGATCACGTCCCTATAAGTTCGAGAATGAAGAAGAAATGATTAAAACGAAAAGGAACTCCAATTCTCAATACTAGGGCAGCCATTGAAGATTGGTCTAATGATGAGATTGTACCCACAACCAACCAACAGCCCCTACGCATGATTGTTTCAGATGAGGACGCGTCTCCCTCACAGGACACGTCTGCTTCTCAGGACGCGTCCCCTCTCAGCGTAAGCGAATTCGAAAAGAGGGTTCCTGACCCTGATGTATATCCTGTGTCCCCTCAGAAATCCGATCCTCCCCTAAAATATTGGGAACCCTCAGATGTCGAAGTGGATTGTGATTGGACAACGCTGGGTGCTCTAACAGAACCAGAGAAAAATGCCCGGAGGAAAAAAGAAAACAAGCTAGCTTGTGTAGCCCTTGCCTCCACTGTAACTGACTTGGAGATCCAGTGGTGCATGAAATACTACGACATGGAGGGCATCTGGGTACACCCTCTTCGTACAATGAGGCCATACATTTTCAACATTGGGAATCAAAGGATCCCCAGAATGGTGCTCACACCAAAACTGATCTCTCTAGGCATAGGCGCGCCCTTACACCCGTTTATCAAGAGGATCCTAAGATGGTACGATGTAGCCCCTGTGCAACTATCCCCTAACTCTTACAAACTAGCTTGGGATTTGTATATGATGTATCACAACCTTGGACTGGGCGCGCCCTCTATGAAGAAGTTCAGCTTCTTCTACAGTATCAAAAAATCCATCCCAGGCTATCATTTCCTAGGCTATCATTTCCTTGTAGTCAATAAGTGGTTGAATAATAAAGGTTTCAACGAGGGGAAAATCAGCCATGAACGAGACTGGAAGGAGCCTTTCTTCTACATCTTTAATGTAAAGCGAGCCCATTTCCGTTTCAACCTTGAGCCCAATAAGTCCCACTCTTTGGACGTGTCCTGTAGTTATGACGCGTCCTCTTTCTTTTCCACATATCGTTATATTACTTACTTTTCCCCTTTTTTCTTCTAGACAAAAGGACCCAAAGAGAACTaaaaggaaaaaagaagaaaagagcGGAGAAAGTCTTAAAATATGTTGAGGAGCATTTCAATCTCAATGATATGATCACAGAAGACAACCTCAAAATAGTGGGTGCGTTATCTGCCCGGGTTGGTTCTGTCTGCAAATTTCACGAGTTTCACAACGGAAAACCTGTACTTACAGCCTCAGAAAAGGCTAGGGGCCTCAGTGCCACAGAAGTGATTGAGATTGATACTAGTAAGCAATTTGATTTAGAACGAGGTAAGTACATATGAGAGAGGACGCATCATGTATCATTGGACGCGCCCAAAGCTACAAATTTAGCTTCTCATTTCAAAAGTACCAACTCAACAAATTTTTTTAGGATGCGTCATATATATATCTGGCCATCCTCTTTCACGCACAACTTAATCTGATTCGTAGATGTTTCCCACACCCTTATTTTTGGGTTTGGACGCGCCTTAGTCCTGGGACACGTCTTATTCTAACATTTAGAACTTATGTTATTTGCCTGTTACTTATATTTTCCCATAGTCCTCGTTACAGTCAATGTGTCCTTAGGTAGGACGCGTCGTAGGTTTAGGACGCGTCATCTTTGCTTTATTTGACATATATACATGCATTCCTCATGTCTTTGCATACATTTGGCATATCTTCATGCTTTTACGTGtctttatatttttcttttttgaCGCGTCTTTCTATTAGGACGCATCATCTTATCTTGATATATCCATTAATGACACTTCTTATCATGTTTATGTCACATATATGACATCTCTACCCAAGAGGTTTGCCATTGGGGCCACCAAGAAGCTGAGGTCCAGGAAGCAGGCTCATGTGAAATCTGATCCAAAAGGCTAAGAGCCCCACCCCTGTTGTGACTCCTCCGCCTCCACCAAAAATTGCTGAAACTACATTATTGGACATCCCTGAGAAGGAGAACGTGCCCTCAAAGTGTCAGAAGACTGTACCTGATGACCAATCCTTCGTCCTCAGATATTTGGGCGCGTCCTCGGCGGGTGCCTTCACAGAAGATGAAGTAAGGGGCTGGACTTTCAGAACCGAGCAGCAGACGAAGCAAGCCATGGTGAGGGCTGCATCTGAGCTTCATTTACATGCCATGCAAAGTGCCAACATGGCTGCCAGACTCAGGGCACGTCTTGTTGTCACTGACACTGCTAAAAGCCAGGATGAAGAAAAGATCAAACTTCTGGAAAAGAACACTGCCTTGCTTATCTAGGAGAAAGATGCTGAGATCAAGCGGCTCCAGGAAGACAGGACGCGTCTAGAGGGTGAAAAGGCGATGCTGGAAGGTAATGTCGCCTCTGTGGAGAAGGCCATAGAGAATGTTGTAGCCTTGAACTCCACCATGCTACTGGAGTTGGACACTTTAAATGATGACAGGTTGTATGGATGGAAGGAGGAGAAAACACTGGTTTACCAGAATGGTTTTGCTGTTGGTTTTGAAGAATGGTGTTCTGGGTTCATAGCCAATGACCCAGAATACACTTTTTCCAAGTTTGATGAAGACACCCAGAAATGGGTAAATGATTTCAGAATCAGGGCTGCAGATTCCATCAAAAACAAGAGGATCATACTTGGCTTGGAAGAGGATGACACGTCTCCTGCGCCTTCTCCACTTAATACTCAGCCTCCTCCACCAGGCAACCAGGATAAGCATCAGGACGCACCCCCAGACTAGGACGCATCTTCatgtttatttttgaatttattctgAACTATCTCAAGGGTGTAGGCCCTTTTTAAGCCTTGCAAGTTGTAAACTTTGACTTATTATTTTCTGGATTTCATCTACCTGTACTTTTCATAAGGCTTTCCTTTCTTAATTACCTCCAGATGCATTCTTTTACTTTCTTAATCTTGCTTTCTCATAAATATGGGCGCGTCCTACGCTGAGGACGCGTCGCCTTTGAAATCTTGTTATTCTTTTTACTATCACAGGTTAAGTAGATGTCCTTAATGGGCGCCTCCTCGTTAATTGGACGCGTCTttgtttgttttatttttgaattgTCTGGATAATATATTCTTAATGAGCATGATATCATGCTATACTCGTGTATTTAGATAAGGCATAAAGCATGAGGGGCGCGTCCTAGTGCCTGGACGCGTCTACCCTTTATTTTTGAAGATATTTTTAACCTCTCAGACTGGACGCGTCCTTCTATAGGACGCGTTCTTGTTTTCAGTTATGAAGTACATAATTAAATGAGCGTAAAATTTAGAGGAGCATCAACCAAGATTAGTTGGGCGCGTCCTTAGACACAAGACGCGTCTTAGTTTCATTTTTACTTGAGTTCTATTGTTCCCTATACGAATCATTGCttccacaaatatatatacagAACTACTTCTTAGGGCGCGTCCTGTGGATAGGATGCGTCATACGGCAAAACAAATCAACAAGTAAATAGCCTTTGGAAAATTTCAAAGTTTTTATTAATAATGCGCTCTGGTGTCaaaaagtgcaccagtcccacggctactatgctctgtggggaatttATTTGAAAAAATGATCCTTCAATCAGTTccaaggtaagtagtacatggactacccccctaggctaagaggaattttattgcttctagtctaTAATCTGGGCACAACCCTAAGTATATAATAAAAAGTTATGTAAGGGGCCAAAGCCGCgccttactgataatactttcggagatgttccACGTTCCACGCTCGCGGAACCAGCTTTCCTTCCATATCCTCAAGGTGATAAGTGCCTTTCCACAAGATTGCTTTTATcttgtacggtccttcccaattagctccaaacactccatgcTGGGGATTCTTTGTGTTTGGCATCACCTTCCTGAGCACCAAATCTCCTACCTTCAGCAGCtgtccctttaccttcttgttataGTACCTTGCAGCACGTTGTTGATATGCCGCAAGCCTCAGCTGAGAATTTTCCCTCATTTCTTCCAAAAGATCcaaatgaagcctttgattaacctcTGCATCTTCCTCCGTGTAACGATCTCTGCAAAGCGATCCTGAACCAACTTCCACAGGGACCATAGCTTCATAACCGTAAGTTAGCATAAACGGAGTTTCTTCTGTAGTAGATCGTGGGGTGGTGTTGTAGGACCACATTACTTTTGGGAGTCTTCAGGTCAATTCCCTTTGCGCTCTTCCAGTTTGGTCTTGAGGAtatgctttattattttattcacaGCCTCTGTCTGcccattgctttgaggatgatagaACACTGCAAACTCCTTCTTGATTTCAAGATCCTCACATAACTGTCGCAACTCCTTGCTGTCAAACTGCTTTCCGTTGTCAGACACAAGTTTGTAAGGGATTCCAAATCTGCACACGATTGAGTTGAAGATAAAATCTCtgattttctttgcggtgatagtCGCCAATGGCATAGCTTCTACCCACTTAGTAAAGTAATCAACCGCAACCATTACATACTTGACATCCCCTTTAGCCTTGGGCAGTTCTCCGATAAGATGTATTCCCCATATGGCAAACGGCCACAGGCTTACCATAGATGTCAAGAGTGTCGCTGGCATAGATGAGTAGTTTGCAAAGCGCTGGCAGCGATCGCATGCTCTGACGAAATTCACAGCATCTTCTTTCATTATAGGCCAATAGTATCCTTAGCGCAAAACTTTCATCGCCaacgagctaccccccgagtgattgccacaaattcCTTCATGCACCTCCCTTAAGATATAATTTCCTTCCTCTTCATCAACACATCTAAGCAGCGGTTGATTGAAGCCCTTCTTATACAGAATTTCATCGTATACCACATACCTTGTAGCCTGATAGCGGAGTCGCCGAGCCTTGAACTTATCTTCGAGGAGTGTTCCCTTGTGAATATAAGCGAGAATGGGTGTCATCCACGTTTCCTTCGGCACCTCATCCACTTGCATCATCTTTACCTCCGGGATACTAGGAATCTCATGGATTTCTAGGGGTATAGATCCCAACAACACAGCTTCCTGCTGCGACCCCATTTTTGC is a window from the Apium graveolens cultivar Ventura chromosome 1, ASM990537v1, whole genome shotgun sequence genome containing:
- the LOC141666392 gene encoding uncharacterized protein LOC141666392 codes for the protein MVNQVNGGFQARGPRTELYLRCTQRQIEKFREVRLECVPREKNNNADALAKMGSQQEAVLLGSIPLEIHEIPSIPEVKMMQVDEVPKETWMTPILAYIHKGTLLEDKFKARRLRYQATRYVVYDEILYKKGFNQPLLRCVDEEEGNYILREVHEGICGNHSGGSSLAMKVLR
- the LOC141665285 gene encoding uncharacterized protein LOC141665285, with product MWSYNTTPRSTTEETPFMLTYGYEAMVPVEVGSGSLCRDRYTEEDAEVNQRLHLDLLEEMRENSQLRLAAYQQRAARYYNKKVKGQLLKVGDLVLRKVMPNTKNPQHGVFGANWEGPYKIKAILWKGTYHLEDMEGKLVPRAWNVEHLRKYYQ